In Phaeobacter gallaeciensis DSM 26640, a genomic segment contains:
- a CDS encoding ArdC family protein, producing the protein MAPKFDVYAHVTDTIIAEIEAGTPPWRKPWTGNASCIALPTRHNGEEYRGINILMLWVMAAKHGYVSSRWMTYKQAQDLGGQVRKGETSSTVVKYGTFTRENELGIEEELPYARAYRVFNADQIKGLPEDYYIRPEAPRDLGTAEDPELDAFFSRTGAEILTSDDPRAYYSPTKDYIHMPPITTFHDAAGYYGTLAHEVIHNADVQIMPRRSSQPVVLREDRRGVSA; encoded by the coding sequence ATGGCACCGAAGTTTGATGTTTATGCCCATGTCACCGACACCATTATTGCAGAGATCGAGGCAGGCACGCCGCCATGGCGTAAGCCTTGGACTGGGAACGCGTCCTGCATTGCGCTGCCGACCCGACACAATGGGGAGGAGTATCGCGGGATTAACATCCTGATGCTCTGGGTCATGGCGGCCAAGCATGGCTATGTGTCCAGCCGCTGGATGACCTACAAACAGGCGCAAGATCTGGGCGGTCAGGTCCGCAAAGGCGAGACGTCGTCCACTGTGGTCAAATACGGCACATTCACACGTGAGAACGAGCTGGGCATTGAGGAAGAGCTACCCTACGCACGTGCCTACCGTGTGTTTAACGCGGATCAGATCAAGGGCTTGCCAGAGGACTACTACATCCGGCCAGAGGCTCCCCGCGACCTTGGCACAGCGGAAGATCCGGAGCTTGATGCGTTTTTCAGCCGGACGGGGGCGGAGATCCTCACCAGTGATGATCCGCGCGCCTATTACAGCCCCACCAAAGATTACATCCACATGCCGCCGATTACCACGTTTCACGATGCGGCAGGCTACTATGGGACGTTGGCCCATGAGGTGATCCATAATGCCGATGTTCAGATTATGCCGCGCCGATCCTCACAGCCTGTTGTCCTGCGGGAAGACCGGCGCGGCGTGTCGGCATAA
- a CDS encoding tyrosine-type recombinase/integrase, with protein sequence MIATYPLPIYVQRFFTERLLTQMQASPNTIASYRDTFRLLLKYAEAETRLPPTELHVAHIDAEIIGQFLTFCEEERGNSARSRNTRLAAIRSFFKYVAGCEPQLLHHCQKVLAMPAKRHEKRVVDFLTRDEMEALLKAPDQSTWFGRRDRVLLLTMLQTGLRVSELIGLRVGDVKLGTGPHLRCIGKGRKERATPLRADSREALRVWLAQTGAETSDPLFATIRGKPLSRDAVERIVRKHAATAASNSSTFRLKRVTPHVLRHTAAMQLLQSGVDRTIIALWLGHESVETTQVYIHADIELKERAMALTKPVGGTGGRYRPGDELLAFLEAL encoded by the coding sequence ATGATTGCGACCTATCCCTTGCCCATCTATGTGCAGCGGTTCTTCACCGAGCGGTTGTTGACCCAGATGCAGGCCAGTCCGAACACGATTGCCAGCTATCGCGACACCTTCAGGCTCTTGCTGAAATACGCGGAAGCGGAAACCAGGCTGCCGCCGACAGAGCTGCATGTGGCTCATATCGACGCCGAAATCATCGGGCAATTCCTGACCTTCTGCGAGGAGGAACGCGGCAACAGCGCGCGAAGCCGAAACACGCGGCTTGCCGCTATTCGCTCGTTCTTTAAATATGTCGCCGGCTGTGAACCTCAGTTGTTGCATCATTGCCAGAAGGTGCTGGCGATGCCGGCCAAACGACACGAAAAACGCGTGGTGGACTTCCTCACCCGTGATGAGATGGAGGCCTTGCTGAAGGCGCCGGACCAATCGACTTGGTTTGGTCGGCGCGATCGGGTTCTGCTCCTCACAATGCTCCAAACTGGCCTGCGTGTATCGGAGTTGATCGGCTTGCGCGTTGGCGATGTTAAGCTCGGCACCGGGCCGCATCTGAGATGCATCGGCAAAGGCCGAAAAGAACGCGCGACGCCACTCCGGGCAGACAGCCGGGAAGCGTTGCGGGTGTGGCTTGCTCAAACCGGGGCGGAAACCAGTGATCCCCTGTTCGCGACAATCCGCGGTAAGCCTTTGAGCCGGGATGCGGTTGAACGGATCGTTCGGAAACATGCGGCCACCGCCGCCTCGAACAGCTCGACGTTCAGATTGAAACGTGTCACGCCACACGTCCTGCGCCACACTGCCGCGATGCAGCTTCTGCAGAGCGGCGTCGATCGGACAATCATCGCGCTCTGGCTGGGCCATGAATCGGTCGAGACGACGCAGGTCTACATCCATGCCGATATCGAACTGAAGGAAAGAGCGATGGCGCTGACAAAGCCGGTTGGCGGCACCGGCGGACGATATCGGCCGGGTGACGAGTTGTTGGCATTCCTGGAAGCGCTCTGA
- a CDS encoding tyrosine-type recombinase/integrase, with amino-acid sequence MKTLCQRLDEYLALRRSMGFALTFDERVLRKFTTYGDERGFDRISTPLFLDWKANYGSADNNTWSCRLGMVRRFAFWLAQHDDRTEIPSSQLVTGRYRRRVPYIYAPSQIANIVAEAGRLPSPYGLRAALWQTLFGLIAVTGMRVNEALSLDRQDVDLKRAFLTLRNTKNGRDRQLPVNGDTALQLARYAKLRDRLIARPSSRFFIKEDGEPAGDCGARYNFAQVSGNIGLRPPQAFKRHGHGPRIHDLRHSFAVHTILDWFREGRDIEAEMYKLSTYLGHSEPKHTFWYIEAVPELMHLAAARAEQRVLEDAL; translated from the coding sequence ATGAAGACGCTTTGCCAACGACTTGACGAGTATCTGGCTCTACGGCGCTCGATGGGATTTGCTCTCACCTTTGATGAACGTGTGCTGCGCAAGTTCACGACCTATGGCGATGAACGCGGGTTCGACCGGATCTCGACGCCCTTGTTCCTTGACTGGAAAGCAAACTACGGCAGCGCGGACAACAACACTTGGTCTTGTCGCCTCGGGATGGTCCGAAGGTTTGCCTTTTGGCTTGCGCAACATGATGATCGCACCGAAATACCGTCCAGTCAGCTTGTCACCGGCCGATACCGAAGACGGGTGCCGTATATTTACGCGCCCAGCCAGATCGCAAACATCGTTGCTGAGGCGGGTCGGCTGCCATCACCCTATGGTCTCCGGGCCGCGTTGTGGCAGACCCTGTTCGGCTTGATCGCCGTCACGGGAATGCGCGTGAACGAAGCCTTATCACTGGATCGGCAAGACGTTGATCTGAAACGAGCCTTTCTCACGCTGAGGAACACAAAGAATGGCCGGGATCGGCAGCTACCCGTCAACGGCGACACCGCCCTTCAACTCGCCCGATATGCCAAGTTGCGGGATCGGCTGATCGCGCGTCCGTCATCCCGGTTCTTCATCAAAGAGGATGGCGAACCGGCGGGAGATTGCGGCGCGCGCTACAACTTCGCGCAGGTCAGCGGAAATATCGGCCTCAGGCCACCGCAAGCCTTCAAACGCCACGGCCACGGACCGCGCATCCATGATTTGCGGCACAGTTTTGCCGTTCACACCATCCTGGACTGGTTCCGCGAAGGCCGGGACATCGAAGCCGAAATGTACAAGCTCAGCACCTATCTCGGCCATTCCGAGCCAAAGCACACATTCTGGTACATCGAGGCCGTGCCAGAGCTGATGCATTTGGCGGCGGCGCGGGCCGAACAACGGGTTCTGGAGGATGCGTTATGA
- a CDS encoding tyrosine-type recombinase/integrase → MENCVEPNEVERFASHIEDQGYTRRSIMKFRGTAETLWAAMLKANLGSADLTEDHMDQLTGPIINAASVKDKKHCRHRIDRFRDFLIETAGAPPRSEPPLDMSPRACLKREYEAYLRVQRGLSDDTIYSCLRSCDRFLTAKFGAGLGDLNTIKPDDITGFILWLRKEQNAPRDKTGPSHLRNLFQFLFWSGKTERNLSNAVPKARQPKPTGIPRYLEPEEVNRLIEVVRNHKKTGRRNYAMLMLIARLGLRAPEVTAIELDDIDWRAGEILIRGKRQLHDRMPLPVEVGEAIVDYIRNERRGPERALFVSVKPPFKRFKDAQILRWILRDAYDATGICPPQAYIGTHILRHSLATDMLRKGASLAEIGDVLRHRSAMTTTIYAQYDVDSLRSISRPWPTSGGVQ, encoded by the coding sequence ATGGAAAATTGTGTCGAACCAAATGAGGTGGAACGCTTCGCCTCACATATCGAAGATCAAGGATACACTCGCCGCTCCATCATGAAATTCAGGGGCACCGCCGAAACGCTTTGGGCCGCGATGCTGAAGGCAAACCTCGGGTCCGCAGACTTGACTGAAGATCACATGGATCAACTGACGGGGCCGATTATCAATGCCGCGTCGGTGAAAGACAAAAAGCACTGTCGGCATCGCATCGATCGGTTCAGGGATTTCCTGATTGAGACCGCGGGCGCACCGCCGCGTTCTGAACCGCCGCTGGACATGTCGCCAAGAGCTTGCCTGAAACGGGAATATGAAGCCTACCTTCGCGTCCAGCGCGGCCTTTCCGATGACACCATCTACTCTTGCCTTCGGTCTTGCGACCGGTTCCTGACGGCCAAGTTCGGCGCCGGTCTTGGCGACCTGAACACCATCAAGCCCGACGACATCACAGGATTCATACTCTGGTTGCGCAAGGAACAAAACGCGCCGCGTGACAAGACAGGCCCATCGCATCTTCGCAATCTGTTCCAGTTCCTGTTCTGGAGCGGCAAAACCGAGCGCAATCTGAGCAACGCCGTGCCAAAGGCACGGCAGCCGAAGCCGACCGGCATTCCGAGATATCTTGAGCCCGAAGAGGTCAATCGTCTGATCGAGGTCGTTCGCAATCACAAGAAAACAGGTCGGCGGAACTATGCGATGCTGATGCTGATCGCCCGGCTCGGTCTTCGGGCACCTGAAGTGACGGCGATAGAGTTGGACGACATCGACTGGCGCGCCGGAGAAATCTTGATCCGCGGCAAACGGCAGTTGCATGACCGGATGCCACTGCCGGTGGAGGTCGGCGAGGCGATTGTCGACTACATCCGCAATGAGCGCCGGGGGCCAGAGCGAGCACTGTTCGTGTCGGTGAAACCGCCGTTCAAGCGGTTCAAGGACGCTCAAATCCTCCGCTGGATTTTGCGTGATGCCTATGACGCGACCGGCATCTGCCCGCCACAAGCCTATATCGGCACCCACATTCTCCGGCACAGCCTCGCCACGGACATGCTGCGAAAGGGCGCTTCGCTTGCTGAGATCGGGGATGTGCTGCGTCACCGATCTGCGATGACCACGACCATTTACGCGCAATACGATGTGGATTCCCTGCGCTCGATCTCACGCCCGTGGCCAACTTCGGGAGGGGTGCAATGA
- a CDS encoding zincin-like metallopeptidase domain-containing protein has product MLCRRRHKAHWTGSDKRLERIKKFANREAYAFEELVAEIGACFLGAQIGVAPEFDQSAAYVEGWLKALKEDKRAIFRAASEAQKAADFVLAAAGQSKEVAA; this is encoded by the coding sequence GTGTTATGCCGACGTCGGCATAAGGCCCATTGGACCGGCAGCGATAAGCGGCTGGAGCGGATCAAGAAGTTTGCGAACCGTGAGGCCTATGCGTTCGAAGAGCTGGTGGCGGAAATCGGTGCTTGTTTCCTTGGTGCTCAGATTGGCGTCGCGCCAGAATTCGACCAAAGCGCCGCCTATGTTGAAGGGTGGTTAAAAGCTCTCAAGGAGGACAAGCGGGCGATTTTTCGCGCGGCGTCCGAGGCGCAGAAGGCAGCCGATTTTGTTCTTGCAGCGGCAGGTCAGAGCAAGGAGGTGGCAGCATGA
- a CDS encoding helix-turn-helix domain-containing protein has product MGRPRAPLHKRLTQNQRFAIVRKRAEGVPIEDLAREFGVTTRSIFYTLKADQSRKLDARVRSELVNVRLTLKELASFDAVLTRHDINSRAEGLRRLIYASNDLFVPDDELANQMQGLSASLNRTGNNINQIAQRLNEAKRQGKTPPYGNSAHAQVRALAGLIFDIADQVQDMAQRRRSALSGEIARVLGGFTDGPE; this is encoded by the coding sequence ATGGGCCGACCGCGCGCACCACTCCACAAGCGACTAACGCAAAACCAGCGTTTTGCCATCGTGCGCAAGCGTGCCGAGGGGGTGCCGATCGAGGATCTGGCTCGTGAATTCGGCGTCACGACCCGCAGCATCTTCTACACGTTGAAGGCCGATCAAAGCCGCAAGTTGGATGCACGCGTGCGCTCCGAGCTGGTGAATGTCCGGCTCACACTGAAGGAGCTTGCGAGCTTCGATGCGGTGCTGACGCGGCATGATATCAACAGTCGGGCAGAGGGGCTGCGGCGGCTGATCTATGCGTCGAACGATCTGTTTGTTCCCGATGATGAACTGGCGAACCAGATGCAGGGGTTATCGGCTTCGCTCAATCGCACCGGCAACAACATCAACCAAATTGCGCAGCGCCTGAACGAGGCAAAGCGCCAGGGCAAGACGCCGCCCTATGGCAATTCTGCCCATGCCCAAGTGCGCGCCTTGGCCGGGCTGATCTTCGATATCGCCGACCAAGTTCAGGACATGGCGCAGCGCCGCCGCAGCGCGCTGTCTGGCGAGATTGCCCGCGTTCTGGGAGGCTTTACCGATGGCCCGGAATAG
- a CDS encoding relaxase/mobilization nuclease domain-containing protein: MARNSAVAAAQEAFFDRDWSRIRGSVPRARAKQMARAAMGHSPAIFKAIRDGGTHNKMQLRNQLEYLTTKSSFIIDSRGTYDGQSVLSAKEIEQVTRRFAAQWNEGFHPKLGHTSHLLMAFPIGSRGEDVAEITREICERFFQGEGSHFDYIAAVHEDRDHPHAHIVLNRRSKDGEFFFLKEGHHFNYDSFREAMVEVSDRYGLRLEATRKLERGITTKRSSDVDQRRAEVTGQKLTERERVGPELDRALAEVAQNARLYRGLAAEASRENQHDIAAAMDKAATLLAQGKPIEADGKVYGMAEEQHSFDEVVDAFHDKINQAERIVAEAPVDRRAALEHELNDIYRSLSHLSPMGTQSHTLLEDASKSGIYSAANIQAEAQGALQDSGLAERLQEALKGTGIDAQDVTRRVEIGAGNAALERQWLGQDLKAIAEKEGFDLSRADQLEQAIDRLDQVHSDLGRALADAEVLKDSGAVEADRQEAIVDRLPPTTADILSRMRVDPTADPFRSDLERETFRAEMEELVGEEGTPDLAIGDETRLEEHIEDRLDRLYAAKAYLQMANSVTMEHVLDEIANEEIDVQRERHVDSDGEKGVTHG; the protein is encoded by the coding sequence ATGGCCCGGAATAGCGCCGTCGCCGCCGCGCAGGAGGCCTTCTTCGATCGCGACTGGAGCCGCATTCGCGGCAGCGTCCCGCGCGCCCGTGCCAAGCAAATGGCGCGCGCCGCCATGGGGCATTCCCCCGCGATCTTCAAAGCCATTCGCGACGGCGGCACGCACAACAAAATGCAGCTGCGCAACCAGCTGGAATACCTGACCACCAAGTCGAGCTTCATCATCGACAGCCGTGGCACCTATGACGGCCAAAGCGTCTTGTCCGCGAAAGAGATCGAGCAGGTCACACGCCGGTTTGCAGCGCAATGGAATGAAGGGTTTCATCCCAAGCTGGGGCATACCTCGCATCTCTTGATGGCTTTCCCGATTGGTTCACGCGGAGAGGATGTCGCCGAGATCACGCGCGAGATCTGCGAGCGGTTCTTTCAGGGCGAAGGTAGCCATTTTGACTATATCGCCGCCGTACATGAGGACCGGGACCACCCGCATGCCCATATCGTCCTGAATCGGCGCAGCAAGGACGGTGAATTTTTCTTTCTGAAGGAAGGGCACCACTTCAACTACGACAGTTTTCGCGAGGCGATGGTTGAGGTGTCGGACCGCTATGGGTTGCGGCTTGAGGCGACGCGAAAGCTCGAGCGTGGGATCACAACGAAGAGGTCAAGCGACGTGGACCAACGTCGTGCAGAAGTCACGGGGCAGAAGCTGACTGAGCGTGAGCGCGTGGGTCCGGAGCTTGACCGTGCCTTGGCCGAGGTGGCGCAGAACGCGCGGCTCTATCGCGGCCTTGCGGCCGAGGCCTCACGCGAGAACCAGCATGACATTGCAGCAGCCATGGACAAGGCCGCGACGCTCTTGGCGCAGGGCAAACCGATTGAAGCAGATGGGAAGGTATATGGTATGGCCGAAGAACAGCATTCGTTTGATGAGGTCGTGGATGCCTTTCACGACAAGATCAACCAAGCTGAACGTATAGTCGCTGAGGCTCCGGTCGATCGGCGGGCGGCGCTCGAGCATGAGCTGAACGATATCTATCGTTCTTTGTCACATCTGAGCCCTATGGGAACGCAGTCCCACACCTTGCTCGAGGACGCGTCCAAAAGCGGGATTTATTCGGCTGCGAACATCCAGGCCGAAGCCCAAGGTGCCTTGCAGGATTCAGGGCTCGCCGAACGCCTTCAAGAGGCTTTGAAAGGCACCGGCATTGATGCGCAGGATGTTACGCGTCGCGTCGAAATAGGCGCGGGAAATGCCGCACTGGAGAGGCAATGGCTTGGCCAGGATTTGAAGGCGATTGCCGAGAAGGAAGGCTTTGACCTGTCACGCGCCGATCAGCTGGAGCAGGCGATCGACCGCCTTGACCAGGTGCACAGTGATCTGGGCCGTGCCTTGGCCGATGCTGAGGTTCTAAAGGACAGTGGGGCGGTGGAAGCCGACCGGCAGGAAGCGATAGTCGACAGGTTGCCGCCGACCACGGCTGATATCCTGAGCCGAATGAGGGTCGACCCAACCGCAGATCCATTCCGCAGCGATCTGGAGCGTGAGACTTTTCGTGCTGAGATGGAGGAACTGGTCGGTGAAGAGGGCACCCCGGACTTGGCGATTGGCGATGAGACCAGGCTAGAGGAGCATATCGAAGACCGCCTGGACCGGCTCTATGCGGCGAAGGCCTATCTGCAGATGGCGAACAGTGTGACGATGGAGCATGTCCTCGACGAAATCGCCAATGAAGAAATTGATGTTCAACGCGAGCGGCATGTCGATAGCGATGGCGAAAAGGGCGTGACGCATGGGTAA
- a CDS encoding type IV secretory system conjugative DNA transfer family protein, producing the protein MGKARIALGVMSFALLGAVLGYVLASAFLTFHWFGVGADIDFLMLARSYGVLRTTHQADMQIVHLVVGISTGAGVLLSAVLMNDALTKFGETHWQQMSEMKRNGFFGKPGHGFVLGKMGKPKSRKPFVMSKVFPHALIVAPTGRGKTTGFVIPNLLTYQGSAVVLDVKGENFEATARHRAAQGDQVFRFAPTDWQDGRSHRYNPLLRISALDNVDRQQMELQLLASLFLQADSDRVQGLLDGGIDLFVAAGLLAFERKRPTLGEIYRITASGGDKQKEYRRRADEVVYPAAKLIFMRMASTNNDTLTSYLSLLMTSGLKQWSNPAIDRATATSDFDFRDIRKAPFSVYLVVEPLMVKPLAPLIRLFFSDLLASLQDHEPGKDEPWPVMIMLDEFNRLGKMPIVLDSIETLRSYRANLAIVTQTIPALDEIYGENARRALQGNAGIKLYLTPSDEKTIEELSKAVGKTTKRVVTRSRSVGRNPFAGRSMSERTEETALLPEDEARRMDLDDIVLVVDAQMPVRAKRIKYYDDRFFKQIFDKQTGDLPYPSPGDQMRGLQGQIKALEAKIGALEMPKAVSGDGSESGGTRREEIDALANEERGPASGKKPSLSEYQAGVERVERFMEEAARGRRAYFVEKLFLD; encoded by the coding sequence ATGGGTAAGGCGCGGATCGCACTCGGCGTCATGAGCTTTGCTCTTCTGGGCGCGGTGCTGGGGTATGTTCTGGCGTCGGCCTTTCTGACGTTCCACTGGTTCGGGGTCGGGGCGGATATCGATTTCTTGATGCTGGCACGCAGCTATGGGGTTCTCCGAACGACGCATCAGGCCGACATGCAGATTGTTCACTTGGTCGTGGGGATCAGCACTGGTGCCGGTGTTTTGCTCAGTGCGGTGTTGATGAACGATGCGCTGACCAAATTTGGGGAAACCCACTGGCAGCAGATGTCCGAGATGAAGCGGAACGGTTTCTTCGGCAAGCCTGGCCACGGCTTTGTCCTCGGCAAAATGGGCAAGCCCAAAAGTCGCAAACCCTTCGTGATGTCCAAGGTATTCCCCCATGCCCTGATCGTCGCCCCGACCGGACGCGGTAAGACCACAGGGTTCGTCATCCCGAACCTTTTGACCTATCAAGGCAGTGCCGTGGTGCTGGACGTTAAGGGCGAAAATTTCGAGGCAACAGCGCGCCACAGGGCAGCGCAGGGCGACCAGGTGTTCCGGTTTGCGCCCACTGATTGGCAGGATGGCCGCTCGCACCGGTACAATCCTTTGTTGCGCATATCGGCGCTGGACAACGTCGATCGCCAGCAGATGGAGCTGCAGCTTCTAGCATCGCTGTTCTTGCAAGCTGATAGCGACCGGGTCCAAGGGCTTCTCGATGGCGGCATCGACCTGTTTGTGGCGGCAGGGCTTTTGGCGTTTGAGCGCAAGCGGCCGACCCTGGGCGAGATCTACCGCATCACCGCATCTGGCGGGGACAAGCAAAAGGAATATCGCCGTCGCGCCGACGAAGTGGTCTACCCCGCTGCCAAGCTGATATTCATGCGCATGGCCTCGACCAACAACGACACGCTGACCTCCTACCTGTCGCTCTTGATGACATCTGGCCTCAAGCAGTGGTCGAACCCCGCCATAGACCGGGCGACCGCGACCTCAGACTTCGATTTTCGCGACATCCGAAAGGCACCCTTTTCGGTCTATCTCGTGGTCGAACCGCTTATGGTGAAACCCCTCGCGCCGCTGATCCGATTGTTCTTCTCGGACTTGCTGGCATCGCTGCAGGACCATGAACCAGGCAAGGACGAGCCTTGGCCCGTGATGATCATGCTCGATGAGTTCAACCGCCTCGGCAAAATGCCCATCGTTCTGGACAGCATCGAAACTCTGCGCTCCTACCGCGCCAATCTCGCGATCGTCACCCAGACCATCCCGGCGCTCGATGAAATCTACGGTGAAAACGCCCGCCGCGCCTTGCAGGGCAACGCGGGCATCAAGCTCTATCTCACGCCCTCAGATGAGAAGACCATCGAAGAGCTTAGCAAAGCCGTCGGCAAAACCACCAAGCGCGTTGTAACCCGCTCACGGTCGGTCGGCCGAAACCCCTTCGCCGGGCGCAGTATGTCTGAACGGACCGAAGAAACCGCGTTGTTACCTGAGGACGAGGCACGGCGCATGGATCTTGATGACATCGTTCTGGTGGTCGACGCGCAAATGCCCGTGCGCGCCAAGCGGATCAAATACTATGACGACCGGTTCTTTAAGCAGATATTCGACAAGCAGACAGGCGATCTGCCATACCCCTCACCCGGGGACCAAATGCGCGGGCTGCAAGGGCAGATCAAGGCGCTGGAGGCTAAGATTGGAGCGCTTGAGATGCCGAAAGCGGTTTCAGGTGACGGGTCCGAAAGCGGAGGGACGCGGCGCGAAGAGATCGATGCTCTGGCCAATGAAGAGCGGGGTCCGGCGTCAGGCAAAAAGCCTAGTTTGAGCGAGTATCAAGCAGGAGTTGAACGGGTGGAGAGATTTATGGAGGAGGCAGCTCGGGGACGAAGGGCGTATTTTGTTGAAAAACTCTTTCTTGATTGA
- a CDS encoding IS1182 family transposase, producing the protein MLGPRQEAQAALFYKFSLDNHVPQDHLLRSIDRFVDLRSVRAHLADFYSHTGRPSVDPELLIRMLLVGYCFGIRSERRLCEEVHLNLAYRWFCRLDLTDRTPDHSTFSKNRHGRFRESELLRHLFEMTVARCIEEGLASGQRMAVDASLIEADANKQNSTPKEKWDATSVDPVDAPRAVREYLDTLDCAAFGAASEVQLKFTSHSDPASQWTAARKGPAFFSYSDNYLIDTDHGVILDVEGTRSIRQAEVGSTQTMLIRVKDKFDLVPGWMIADTAYGSGPMLGWLVDRKIDPYIPVIDKSGRPDGTWTRTDFEWDAENNQYICPEGHALKQFRRNYSDPNRGPTGKGTARYRALKEVCQVCPSKQKCCPNADARKITREEHEDARQVARDLAKTEEYQIAMKLRKKVEMLFAHLKRILGLGRLRLRGPCGANDEFLLAATAQNLRKLAKILPAPQQTCKAL; encoded by the coding sequence ATGTTGGGACCAAGACAAGAAGCACAGGCGGCACTGTTTTATAAGTTTTCGCTTGATAATCATGTCCCACAAGATCACCTGTTGCGATCCATTGATCGTTTTGTCGATCTGAGAAGCGTTCGCGCCCATCTTGCAGATTTCTACAGCCACACAGGCCGTCCGTCGGTTGACCCGGAACTTCTGATCCGCATGCTTCTGGTAGGCTATTGCTTCGGCATCCGATCCGAGCGACGGCTCTGCGAAGAGGTGCATTTGAACCTCGCCTATCGCTGGTTTTGCCGCCTCGATCTGACGGACCGGACCCCGGATCACTCAACCTTTTCCAAGAACCGACACGGGCGTTTCCGGGAGAGTGAGTTACTGCGGCATTTGTTTGAGATGACCGTCGCCCGCTGTATTGAGGAAGGTCTTGCCAGCGGGCAGCGCATGGCAGTTGACGCCAGCTTGATCGAAGCAGATGCCAACAAGCAGAACTCAACACCGAAGGAAAAATGGGATGCGACGAGCGTCGATCCTGTCGACGCGCCTCGCGCAGTCCGTGAGTATCTCGACACGCTAGATTGTGCCGCATTTGGCGCAGCGAGCGAGGTTCAGCTCAAGTTTACCTCGCATTCCGATCCGGCTAGTCAGTGGACTGCAGCCCGCAAAGGCCCTGCCTTCTTTAGCTATTCAGACAATTACCTGATCGACACTGATCATGGTGTTATTCTGGACGTCGAAGGTACCCGTTCGATCCGGCAAGCGGAGGTTGGATCGACGCAGACCATGCTCATACGGGTGAAAGACAAATTCGACCTAGTCCCTGGCTGGATGATCGCCGATACCGCCTACGGCTCCGGCCCGATGCTTGGCTGGCTCGTGGATCGCAAGATCGATCCTTACATTCCGGTCATCGACAAGTCCGGGCGTCCCGACGGAACTTGGACACGCACGGACTTCGAATGGGATGCTGAGAATAATCAATACATCTGCCCCGAGGGGCACGCGCTCAAACAGTTCCGCCGGAATTACTCCGATCCGAACCGTGGCCCGACAGGCAAGGGCACAGCGCGATATCGCGCCTTGAAAGAAGTCTGTCAGGTCTGCCCGTCCAAGCAAAAATGCTGCCCCAATGCTGATGCGCGCAAGATCACTCGTGAAGAGCACGAAGATGCCCGGCAGGTCGCCAGAGATTTAGCCAAAACCGAAGAATACCAGATCGCGATGAAGCTCCGAAAGAAAGTTGAGATGCTCTTTGCTCACCTCAAACGCATTCTTGGGCTGGGACGACTGCGGTTACGAGGACCATGTGGCGCAAATGACGAATTCCTGCTCGCCGCCACTGCCCAAAACCTCCGCAAACTAGCCAAGATTCTTCCTGCACCGCAGCAAACGTGCAAAGCCTTATAG